A single Roseivivax sp. THAF197b DNA region contains:
- the rfbB gene encoding dTDP-glucose 4,6-dehydratase, producing the protein MKILITGGAGFIGSAVVRLAVSRGLSVVNLDALTYAANLANVVEVAESPLYAFEHADICDRAALDRIFAEHQPDAVMHLAAESHVDRSIDGPGTFMQTNVMGTFHLLEAARAYWTAQGRPEAFRFHHVSTDEVFGSLGPDGQFTEETPYDPRSPYSASKASSDHLVRAWGETYGLPVVLSNCSNNYGPYHFPEKLIPVVILNALHGRPIPIYGAGENVRDWLYVEDHADALLRVLQKGALGRSYNIGGENERTNLELVETICTILDRLKPADRPYSSLITFVTDRPGHDLRYAIDPTRIREELGWRPSVTVEEGLEKTVRWYLENEAWWRALLERDGVGQRLGTGT; encoded by the coding sequence ATGAAAATACTAATCACCGGCGGCGCGGGGTTCATCGGGTCTGCGGTTGTGCGTCTGGCCGTGTCTCGCGGGCTTTCGGTCGTCAATCTCGACGCGCTGACCTACGCGGCCAACCTTGCGAACGTGGTGGAAGTCGCGGAGAGCCCGCTTTATGCCTTCGAGCATGCGGATATCTGTGATCGGGCAGCGCTCGACCGGATATTCGCGGAGCATCAGCCGGACGCGGTCATGCATCTCGCCGCCGAGAGCCATGTGGACCGCTCGATCGACGGGCCCGGCACCTTCATGCAGACCAACGTCATGGGCACCTTCCATCTGCTGGAAGCCGCGCGGGCGTATTGGACCGCACAAGGGCGCCCGGAGGCGTTCCGCTTCCACCATGTCTCGACCGACGAGGTCTTCGGCTCGCTCGGCCCCGACGGCCAGTTCACCGAGGAGACGCCCTACGATCCGCGCTCACCCTATTCCGCGTCGAAAGCGTCCTCGGATCACCTTGTCCGCGCCTGGGGCGAGACCTACGGGCTGCCGGTGGTGCTCTCGAATTGCTCGAACAATTACGGCCCCTACCACTTCCCCGAGAAGCTCATCCCGGTTGTGATCCTGAATGCGCTGCACGGGCGGCCCATTCCGATCTACGGCGCGGGCGAGAATGTGCGCGACTGGCTCTATGTCGAGGATCACGCCGATGCGCTGCTGCGCGTGCTGCAGAAGGGCGCGCTCGGGCGCAGCTACAATATCGGGGGTGAGAACGAGCGGACCAATCTGGAACTGGTGGAGACGATCTGCACGATCCTCGACCGGCTGAAGCCCGCGGATCGACCCTATTCCAGCCTGATCACCTTCGTCACGGACCGCCCCGGCCACGATCTGCGCTATGCCATCGACCCGACCCGCATCCGTGAGGAACTCGGCTGGCGGCCCTCGGTCACCGTGGAAGAGGGCCTCGAGAAGACCGTGCGCTGGTATCTCGAGAACGAGGCCTGGTGGCGCGCGCTTCTGGAACGGGACGGCGTCGGCCAGCGGTTGGGCACCGGCACATGA
- a CDS encoding amidase, which produces MSRSGVGIELEIQRGHANSVLLSRQALERAAALNDDLHIFVSLCSETSIQEAEQSDARRAEGRALGPLDGVPFAVKDNMAVAGLPTTCGTARDLPNADLDATVVARLRAAGAVLIGTLNMHEGALGATGDNPFWGRCKNPLQPGYTPGGSSSGSAAAVAAGIVPLTLGSDTMGSVRIPAAYCGLWGLKTTSGRLSSVGLTHLSWTLDSIGPLARSPEDLALIMSVLDGPDPDDPEAVIMPEMDPAPIALSAMTLGVLDDACLAECTEPVRTAFDALLSALRAEGVTLQRVSIDGWEPGKLRRAGLLLSEAEGAATLGEAVDAPGLSDDFRAMLLYGRNLSALKLTDAYRTIWQTGRAVRRAIDGLDGLLMPTVPQQAFRHGDPVPRNQADFTVLANAAGAPAICFPLAVPEGGLPASAQIMGPCGSDFRLIDIGKLIAAATARG; this is translated from the coding sequence ATGAGCCGCAGCGGAGTGGGCATAGAGCTTGAAATCCAAAGAGGACACGCAAATTCTGTGCTGCTCAGTCGGCAGGCATTGGAACGTGCTGCCGCATTGAATGATGACTTACACATTTTCGTCTCGCTTTGTTCGGAAACATCCATTCAGGAAGCCGAACAAAGCGATGCCAGGCGGGCGGAGGGCAGGGCGCTTGGTCCCCTCGATGGCGTTCCATTCGCGGTCAAGGACAACATGGCTGTTGCTGGTTTGCCCACGACATGCGGGACGGCACGGGACCTACCAAATGCGGACCTGGACGCGACCGTCGTCGCCCGGCTGCGCGCGGCAGGCGCTGTCCTGATCGGCACGCTCAACATGCATGAAGGGGCGCTTGGGGCCACCGGTGACAATCCTTTCTGGGGACGCTGCAAAAACCCCTTGCAGCCGGGCTATACCCCCGGCGGATCGAGCAGTGGCTCGGCCGCCGCAGTGGCGGCTGGCATCGTGCCGCTGACGCTCGGCTCGGATACGATGGGGTCCGTGCGCATTCCGGCGGCCTATTGCGGTCTCTGGGGGCTGAAGACTACATCCGGTCGCTTGTCGTCCGTGGGACTGACGCATCTGTCATGGACGCTCGACTCCATTGGCCCGTTGGCGCGCAGCCCCGAAGACTTGGCGCTCATCATGTCTGTGCTTGACGGGCCGGACCCGGATGACCCCGAAGCGGTGATCATGCCCGAAATGGACCCCGCACCAATCGCCTTATCGGCTATGACTTTGGGCGTGCTCGATGACGCCTGTCTCGCCGAATGCACAGAGCCGGTGCGCACCGCGTTTGACGCTTTGCTCAGCGCTTTGCGCGCCGAAGGCGTCACGTTGCAGCGAGTGTCGATTGATGGCTGGGAGCCGGGGAAGTTGCGCCGCGCGGGCCTCCTCCTGTCCGAAGCTGAAGGCGCCGCAACGCTCGGAGAGGCCGTCGATGCGCCTGGCCTGTCGGACGACTTTCGCGCCATGCTGCTTTACGGTCGAAATCTGAGCGCGCTGAAGCTGACCGACGCCTATCGCACCATCTGGCAAACGGGCCGGGCCGTCCGTCGCGCGATTGACGGTCTGGATGGATTGCTAATGCCGACAGTTCCGCAGCAAGCGTTTCGCCATGGCGATCCGGTGCCGCGCAACCAGGCCGATTTCACCGTTCTCGCGAATGCTGCCGGCGCCCCTGCCATTTGTTTTCCGCTCGCCGTTCCGGAGGGGGGCCTGCCCGCCAGCGCGCAGATCATGGGGCCGTGCGGTAGCGATTTCCGCTTGATCGATATCGGGAAACTGATCGCCGCGGCAACGGCCCGCGGCTGA
- a CDS encoding di-heme oxidoredictase family protein — translation MNKHALLWLPLAAAVAVPSTGQTEGKPAEPWRALRDVHLDVIPRTEAEQERVKAVTALPRDFSAPWPFEENAGGAQTVRARSTADAFSQPADNLTFEQELDFRVGNGMFRRIWVSAPASTLASDGLGPLYNARSCQRCHLKDGRGHPPEGPGDSAVSMFLRVSIPAPNAEEVEHYIAGTHPTRPEPTYGTQMQDFSLPGHAPEYRLQIDYTDVEVSLSGGEVAHLRQPSYTAADLGYGPLHPEAMLSPRVAPQMIGMGLLEAIPTDDILAWADPDDTDGDGISGNPQIVWSDVHDQPMLGRFGHKAGSPTVLEQTASAFAGDIGISNPIHNAGSGECTDAQTDCTAALHGGDAEQGGLEIDQVGLDLVTFYSQTLAVPARRNLDDQQVLRGRKVFFDTGCAACHRPNYVTHKLEGENPASFQLIWPYSDMLLHDMGPGLADNRPEGRADRREWRTAPLWGIGLTETVSGHSFFLHDGRARSLLEAVLWHGGEAQDARDRVARMPPEDRAALIRFLESL, via the coding sequence ATGAACAAGCATGCACTTTTGTGGTTGCCGCTTGCGGCGGCTGTTGCAGTCCCGAGCACTGGCCAAACGGAAGGCAAGCCGGCGGAACCGTGGCGCGCGCTGCGGGACGTCCATCTCGACGTGATCCCTCGTACCGAGGCAGAGCAAGAGCGCGTCAAAGCCGTCACCGCCCTGCCCCGAGATTTCTCTGCACCCTGGCCCTTCGAGGAGAACGCAGGCGGTGCCCAGACCGTGCGCGCGCGATCGACCGCAGATGCGTTTTCGCAGCCCGCCGACAATCTGACCTTCGAACAGGAGCTGGATTTCCGCGTCGGCAACGGAATGTTCCGGCGTATCTGGGTCTCCGCGCCGGCCTCCACCCTTGCCTCGGACGGGTTGGGGCCGCTTTACAACGCGCGCTCCTGCCAGCGCTGCCACCTGAAGGACGGACGCGGTCATCCGCCTGAGGGTCCGGGGGACAGCGCCGTATCGATGTTCCTGCGCGTATCCATCCCCGCGCCGAATGCCGAGGAGGTCGAACACTACATCGCAGGCACCCATCCCACGCGGCCCGAGCCGACCTATGGCACGCAGATGCAGGATTTCAGCCTGCCCGGCCACGCCCCGGAATACCGGCTTCAAATCGACTACACCGATGTGGAGGTGTCGCTGTCCGGCGGCGAGGTCGCGCATCTGCGCCAGCCCTCCTACACCGCAGCCGACCTGGGCTACGGCCCGCTTCACCCCGAGGCGATGCTGAGCCCGCGCGTGGCGCCGCAGATGATCGGAATGGGTCTTCTGGAGGCAATCCCCACCGATGATATCCTTGCGTGGGCTGATCCCGACGACACCGATGGCGACGGGATTTCCGGCAATCCGCAGATCGTGTGGTCAGACGTTCACGATCAACCGATGCTTGGCCGGTTCGGCCACAAGGCCGGCAGCCCGACCGTGCTTGAGCAGACCGCGAGCGCCTTTGCGGGGGATATCGGCATCTCGAACCCGATCCATAACGCGGGTTCCGGGGAATGCACCGATGCGCAGACCGATTGCACCGCGGCGCTGCATGGCGGGGATGCGGAACAGGGCGGCTTGGAGATCGACCAGGTCGGCCTGGACCTCGTGACTTTCTACAGCCAGACGCTGGCAGTGCCTGCGCGGCGCAACCTCGACGATCAACAGGTCCTGCGCGGGCGCAAAGTCTTTTTTGACACCGGCTGCGCCGCCTGCCACCGGCCCAATTACGTGACGCACAAACTTGAAGGGGAAAACCCGGCGAGCTTCCAGCTGATCTGGCCCTATTCCGACATGCTGCTGCACGATATGGGGCCGGGCCTTGCCGACAACCGCCCCGAGGGCCGCGCGGACAGGCGGGAATGGCGCACCGCGCCGCTTTGGGGCATCGGCCTGACCGAGACGGTGTCGGGCCACAGCTTCTTTCTGCATGACGGGCGCGCGCGGTCGCTGCTCGAGGCGGTGCTTTGGCATGGCGGCGAGGCGCAAGACGCGCGCGACCGCGTGGCCCGAATGCCGCCCGAAGACCGCGCCGCCCTCATCCGTTTTCTGGAGAGTTTATGA
- a CDS encoding LysR family transcriptional regulator — MLNASWLETFTTLCETGHFTQAAARLNMTQPGVSQHLRKLERQVGQSLIARQGKSFTLTPAGEAVFQLGLSRRSEETQLRDAIAADDRNTGPVHIACSGSFAMLLYPSLLPWMRAAPGLSLHLEAAPQTDIRAGLLDGRFDLGVLAADPDHARLEAHHLGREELCLVLPADAPDGPLTFADLEARGFIAHPDGYGYADDLLRLNFPDEYPGADRLHVRGSVNQIGQIPAPVAAGIGYTLLPRSGVEAFTDKASLSIAQLPKRRWHDLWLVMRRGRRLSARVRHAREMIEVAAGQIR, encoded by the coding sequence ATGCTCAACGCCAGCTGGCTCGAAACCTTCACGACGCTTTGCGAAACGGGACACTTCACCCAAGCCGCAGCGCGTCTGAACATGACCCAACCAGGCGTCAGCCAGCATCTCAGGAAGCTCGAACGCCAAGTCGGGCAGAGCCTGATCGCGCGCCAGGGCAAGAGCTTTACCCTCACTCCAGCGGGCGAAGCCGTCTTTCAACTCGGCCTGTCGCGCCGCAGCGAGGAGACGCAGCTGCGCGACGCCATTGCGGCAGATGACCGGAATACGGGGCCGGTGCACATCGCCTGCTCTGGCAGCTTCGCGATGCTGCTTTACCCGAGCCTGCTGCCCTGGATGCGCGCGGCGCCCGGCCTGAGCCTTCATCTCGAGGCGGCTCCGCAAACCGATATCCGTGCAGGGCTGCTCGACGGGCGTTTCGACCTTGGCGTGCTGGCGGCGGACCCCGACCATGCGCGGCTTGAGGCTCACCATCTCGGCCGGGAGGAGCTGTGCCTCGTCCTGCCCGCGGATGCCCCTGACGGGCCTCTGACCTTTGCCGACCTCGAAGCCCGCGGGTTCATCGCCCATCCCGACGGCTACGGCTATGCCGACGACCTTCTGCGGCTGAACTTCCCGGACGAGTACCCGGGCGCGGACCGGCTTCATGTGCGCGGCTCGGTCAATCAGATCGGCCAGATCCCTGCCCCCGTGGCCGCGGGCATCGGCTACACGCTCCTGCCCCGAAGCGGTGTGGAAGCATTCACGGACAAGGCCAGTCTGTCCATCGCCCAGCTTCCGAAGCGCCGCTGGCACGACCTCTGGCTTGTCATGCGCCGGGGCCGCCGCTTGTCCGCGAGGGTGCGTCACGCACGGGAAATGATCGAGGTAGCGGCGGGTCAGATCCGGTGA
- the rfbA gene encoding glucose-1-phosphate thymidylyltransferase RfbA, whose product MTNRKGIILAGGSGTRLYPITMGVSKQLLPVYDKPMVYYPLSVLMLAGIREICVITTPEDQDQFRRTLGDGSQWGLTLTYIEQPSPDGLAQAYLLAEDFLAGAPSAMVLGDNVFFGHGLPELLAEADAKETGGTVFGYRVADPERYGVVDYDDDGRVTHIIEKPANPPSPYAVTGLYFLDGTAPARAAKVQPSARGELEITTLLESYLADGALDVRRMGRGYAWLDTGTHGSLLDAGNFVRTLVERQGLQIGNPDEIAYDAGWIDAEKVQRRADAFGKNDYGAYLKRLLG is encoded by the coding sequence ATGACGAACCGCAAGGGCATCATCCTCGCAGGTGGCTCGGGCACCCGGCTTTACCCGATCACGATGGGGGTCTCGAAGCAGCTTCTGCCGGTCTATGACAAGCCCATGGTCTATTACCCGCTCTCGGTGCTGATGCTGGCGGGCATCCGCGAGATTTGCGTCATCACCACGCCCGAGGATCAGGACCAGTTCCGCCGTACGCTCGGTGACGGATCGCAATGGGGTCTCACACTGACCTATATCGAACAGCCCTCTCCGGACGGGCTTGCGCAGGCCTACCTTCTGGCCGAGGACTTCCTCGCAGGCGCGCCCTCGGCGATGGTTCTGGGCGACAACGTCTTCTTCGGCCATGGCCTGCCCGAGCTTCTAGCGGAGGCCGATGCCAAGGAGACGGGCGGCACGGTCTTCGGCTACCGCGTCGCCGATCCCGAACGCTACGGCGTCGTCGATTACGACGACGATGGCCGCGTGACCCACATCATCGAGAAGCCTGCAAACCCGCCCTCCCCCTACGCAGTCACGGGCCTCTACTTCCTCGACGGCACAGCCCCTGCCCGAGCCGCAAAAGTCCAGCCCTCCGCCCGCGGCGAACTCGAGATCACCACGCTTCTGGAATCCTACCTCGCCGACGGCGCCCTCGACGTCCGCCGCATGGGCCGCGGCTATGCCTGGCTCGACACCGGCACACACGGAAGCCTCCTCGATGCCGGCAACTTCGTCCGAACCCTCGTCGAACGCCAGGGCCTCCAGATCGGAAACCCCGACGAAATCGCATACGACGCAGGATGGATCGACGCCGAAAAGGTGCAGCGCCGTGCTGATGCCTTCGGCAAGAACGATTATGGCGCGTATCTCAAGCGGTTGTTGGGCTAA
- a CDS encoding imelysin family protein, whose translation MRLISAAFLSVGLATPALAGVDEALSDHILPGYAEFAEATEDLMQAARNDCRAEALQPAFHSAFDAWMPVADIRLGPSETGALSIAFWPDTRGFTPRTLRRFMAEKDPIAGDVDGYAEVSIAARGLFALEMLIFDPEFADYARGSYACQLVASVAADLHGQAEDLSSDWDTTYADTLRTAGAADNATYLTQEEAVRAIYTQILSSLEFTANQRLGAPLGTFDRPRPARAEARRSDRSLRNVMLAAQAAHGLATALSERDLPAIDAALQAVNEAAARIGDAAFKDVTDPQARLHVEVLQQRVRSLHEAIQTEIGADLGIAPGFNAQDGD comes from the coding sequence ATGAGACTGATTTCCGCTGCCTTTCTGAGTGTCGGCCTTGCGACCCCCGCGCTGGCGGGCGTGGACGAGGCGTTGAGCGATCACATCCTGCCGGGATATGCCGAATTTGCCGAGGCGACAGAGGATCTGATGCAAGCGGCGCGGAACGATTGCCGCGCAGAGGCATTGCAGCCCGCCTTCCACTCCGCCTTCGATGCGTGGATGCCTGTGGCCGACATCCGGCTCGGGCCGTCGGAAACCGGCGCGCTCTCCATCGCCTTCTGGCCCGATACACGCGGCTTCACGCCCCGGACGCTCCGGCGCTTCATGGCCGAGAAAGACCCCATCGCCGGAGACGTGGACGGCTACGCCGAGGTCTCCATCGCAGCGCGCGGGCTTTTCGCGTTGGAGATGCTGATCTTCGATCCGGAATTCGCCGACTATGCGCGGGGCAGCTATGCCTGCCAGCTTGTCGCCAGCGTCGCGGCCGATCTTCATGGACAGGCGGAAGACCTCAGCAGTGACTGGGACACGACCTATGCGGACACGCTCCGCACAGCGGGTGCGGCGGACAATGCCACCTATCTGACGCAGGAAGAGGCGGTGCGCGCGATCTACACGCAGATCCTGTCTTCGCTGGAATTCACGGCAAACCAACGGCTTGGCGCGCCGCTTGGCACGTTCGACCGCCCGCGTCCGGCCCGCGCCGAGGCGCGCCGCTCGGACCGGAGCCTGCGCAACGTAATGCTCGCCGCCCAAGCCGCCCATGGCCTCGCAACCGCGCTTTCGGAAAGGGACCTGCCTGCGATCGACGCCGCGCTGCAGGCGGTCAACGAGGCCGCCGCCCGGATCGGCGACGCGGCCTTTAAGGATGTCACCGACCCGCAGGCCCGGCTGCATGTCGAAGTGCTGCAACAGCGGGTGCGGTCCCTGCACGAAGCGATCCAGACTGAAATCGGCGCAGATCTGGGCATAGCGCCCGGCTTCAATGCGCAGGACGGAGATTAA
- the rfbD gene encoding dTDP-4-dehydrorhamnose reductase: MILVFGKSGQVATELALLGGVTCLGREAVDAADPDAVRAAIETHSPRAVINAAAYTAVDQAESDEDAARALNATGPGGMAEVCAARGIPLVHISTDYVFDGSGDAPWRPDDAVAPINAYGRTKLAGEEAVRAAGGTHAILRTSWVVSAHGANFVKTMLRLGAERDALSIVADQIGGPTPARDIAAACLSIAEQLITDPAKSGTYHYAGQPPVNWADFARTIFACAGLDCTVTDIPSRDYPTPAARPLNSRLDCADTETIFGLSAPDWRAGLDAILKELSS, encoded by the coding sequence ATGATCCTCGTCTTCGGCAAATCGGGCCAAGTGGCGACCGAACTCGCTCTGCTAGGTGGCGTGACCTGCCTTGGCCGCGAGGCCGTTGACGCGGCCGATCCGGACGCCGTTCGGGCCGCAATAGAGACGCATTCGCCGCGCGCCGTGATCAATGCCGCGGCCTACACGGCCGTCGACCAAGCCGAGAGCGACGAAGACGCGGCGCGTGCGCTCAATGCCACGGGCCCCGGTGGCATGGCGGAGGTCTGCGCCGCGCGGGGCATCCCGCTGGTGCATATCTCCACCGATTATGTCTTTGACGGGTCGGGCGACGCGCCGTGGCGACCGGACGATGCAGTCGCGCCAATCAACGCCTATGGCCGCACCAAGCTTGCCGGGGAAGAGGCCGTCCGCGCGGCAGGCGGCACGCATGCGATCCTGCGCACCTCCTGGGTCGTCTCAGCCCACGGGGCGAACTTCGTGAAGACCATGCTGCGGCTTGGCGCAGAGCGCGACGCGCTGAGCATCGTTGCGGATCAGATCGGCGGGCCGACACCGGCGCGGGACATCGCCGCGGCCTGTCTGTCGATTGCCGAGCAGCTCATCACCGATCCCGCGAAGTCCGGCACCTATCATTACGCGGGCCAACCGCCAGTCAACTGGGCGGACTTCGCCCGAACGATCTTCGCGTGCGCCGGACTGGACTGTACCGTGACCGACATCCCGAGCCGAGATTACCCCACCCCGGCGGCGCGTCCGCTCAATTCCCGGCTCGATTGCGCAGACACAGAGACGATCTTCGGCCTCTCCGCCCCCGATTGGCGCGCGGGCCTCGACGCTATTCTCAAGGAGCTTTCTTCATGA
- a CDS encoding DUF1513 domain-containing protein gives MIHRRSFLASLLAAGAVPRLGWADVGNPSFLAAARDPDGSFALYGLDRRGASTFRVPLPARGHAGAGHPSRAEAVAFARRPGTFALVLDCAEGMVRHRLVPPEGHHFNGHGFFSADGSTLFTSEQRSDTSDGVIGVWDASAGYARYDAFPSGGVGPHDLRLMPDGETLVVANGGIATDPTDRRKLNLGSMRPNLTYLTLSGQVQDQVELESELHQNSIRHIAVRPDGLVGFAIQWEGAPGSATPLLGLHRTGAAPVLAQAPLADELAMHGYAGSVAFNGKGSEIAITSPRGGRVHRFSAEGAFLGALSRSDVCGLAPMGRGYLASDGLGGLLSIDASGPAPLSRIDCAWDNHIVAL, from the coding sequence ATGATCCATCGCCGTAGCTTTCTCGCATCCCTTCTTGCAGCCGGTGCCGTGCCGCGTCTCGGCTGGGCCGATGTCGGCAACCCGTCCTTTTTGGCGGCAGCGCGGGATCCGGATGGCAGCTTCGCGCTTTACGGGCTCGACAGGCGGGGCGCTTCCACCTTCCGGGTGCCTCTGCCTGCACGGGGTCATGCCGGGGCGGGCCATCCATCGCGCGCAGAAGCGGTGGCCTTCGCGCGACGTCCCGGCACTTTCGCCCTCGTCTTGGATTGCGCGGAAGGCATGGTGAGGCACCGGCTGGTCCCACCCGAGGGCCATCACTTCAACGGCCATGGTTTCTTTTCCGCGGACGGTTCGACCCTTTTCACCAGCGAACAGCGCAGCGACACGAGCGACGGTGTGATCGGCGTCTGGGACGCGAGCGCCGGGTATGCCCGCTACGATGCCTTCCCGAGCGGCGGGGTCGGTCCGCATGATTTGCGTCTGATGCCGGATGGCGAGACGCTGGTCGTCGCCAATGGCGGCATCGCCACCGACCCGACCGACCGGCGCAAGCTGAACCTGGGTTCGATGCGACCGAACCTGACTTATCTGACGTTGTCGGGACAGGTTCAGGACCAGGTCGAACTGGAGTCGGAACTGCACCAGAATTCCATCCGACATATCGCGGTACGGCCCGACGGCCTCGTTGGTTTCGCGATACAGTGGGAAGGTGCGCCCGGCAGCGCAACGCCGCTTCTCGGGTTGCACCGGACAGGCGCTGCTCCTGTCCTGGCGCAAGCGCCGCTCGCCGACGAGCTCGCGATGCATGGATATGCAGGCAGTGTCGCGTTCAACGGCAAAGGCAGCGAGATCGCGATCACCTCACCGCGCGGTGGCCGTGTGCATCGGTTCTCGGCAGAGGGTGCATTCCTCGGGGCGCTGTCGCGGTCGGATGTGTGCGGGCTCGCGCCCATGGGAAGGGGATACCTCGCCAGCGACGGGCTGGGCGGGCTGCTTTCCATCGATGCTTCAGGCCCCGCACCGCTTTCCCGTATCGATTGCGCCTGGGACAACCACATCGTGGCGCTTTAG
- a CDS encoding lactoylglutathione lyase family protein: MTQTPRTFSHIGLSVPDLEAAVKFYSDVLGFYVVMAPSEAVEDDSAIGVMCTDVFGPGWGSLRIAHLSTADGIGIEVFEFPGNYAPEDELEYKRHGTFHFAVQDPDVEGLAQRIVDAGGRQRMPVREYFPGSKPYRMVYVEDPFGIVFELYSHSYELTYSAGAYE; the protein is encoded by the coding sequence ATGACCCAAACACCCCGCACCTTTTCCCATATCGGCCTGTCCGTTCCAGACCTTGAAGCGGCCGTGAAATTCTACTCCGACGTGCTCGGTTTCTACGTCGTGATGGCACCCTCCGAGGCGGTTGAGGACGACAGCGCCATCGGCGTGATGTGCACGGACGTGTTCGGTCCTGGCTGGGGCTCGCTCCGGATCGCGCATCTGTCGACAGCCGACGGCATCGGGATCGAGGTCTTCGAGTTCCCCGGCAATTACGCGCCCGAGGACGAGCTTGAGTACAAGCGCCATGGAACCTTTCATTTTGCGGTGCAGGACCCGGATGTCGAAGGTCTGGCCCAACGTATCGTGGATGCGGGCGGGCGCCAGCGGATGCCTGTGCGTGAGTATTTCCCCGGCTCGAAACCTTACCGGATGGTCTACGTGGAAGACCCGTTCGGCATCGTCTTCGAGCTTTACAGCCACAGCTATGAGCTCACCTATTCCGCGGGCGCCTACGAATAA
- a CDS encoding imelysin family protein → MTRFLTATTAIGLCMTGAAQAQTASEVLKTYSDIAEANYEDSLAAARDLDQAITALIDAPSAETMQAARAAWLEARVPYQQTEVFRFGNPIVDDWEGKVNAWPLDEGLIDYVDGAYGGPSDENQLAALNVIANPTFTLSGEEIDARQITPDLLENTLHEVDGIEANVATGYHAIEFLLWGQDLNGHGDGAGNRPWTDYAQGAECTNGNCDRRAQYLEAATDLLISDLEWITAQWADDGAARANLMADEEAGLTAILTGMGSLSYGETAGERMRLGLMLNDPEEEHSCFADNTHNDHYYNGVGIRSVYLGSYTRTDGTMVSGPSVSDLVAASHPDLDMEMKVRLAEAVLALGRIKTAAEAGFAYDQMLERGNEGGEALIMGGVDGLINQTRSIERVVTALDLGGIAIEGSDSLDNPSAVFQ, encoded by the coding sequence ATGACCCGTTTTCTTACAGCGACAACCGCAATCGGATTGTGCATGACCGGCGCGGCTCAGGCCCAGACGGCCTCCGAAGTGCTCAAGACCTACTCCGATATCGCCGAGGCAAATTACGAGGACAGCCTCGCAGCGGCGCGCGATCTCGATCAGGCGATCACGGCGCTGATCGACGCACCGTCCGCCGAGACGATGCAGGCCGCCCGTGCCGCGTGGCTCGAAGCGCGCGTTCCCTATCAGCAAACGGAAGTCTTTCGCTTCGGGAACCCGATCGTCGACGATTGGGAGGGCAAGGTGAATGCCTGGCCGCTTGACGAAGGGCTCATCGACTATGTCGATGGCGCCTATGGCGGACCCTCCGACGAGAACCAGTTGGCCGCGCTGAACGTGATCGCCAACCCGACCTTCACCCTGTCGGGAGAAGAGATCGACGCGCGCCAGATCACGCCGGATCTTCTGGAAAATACCCTGCACGAAGTGGACGGGATCGAAGCGAACGTGGCAACGGGCTACCATGCCATCGAGTTCCTGCTTTGGGGGCAGGATCTGAACGGGCATGGCGACGGCGCGGGCAACCGCCCCTGGACGGATTACGCGCAGGGCGCGGAATGCACGAACGGCAATTGCGACCGTCGTGCGCAGTATCTGGAAGCCGCGACCGATCTGCTGATCTCGGATCTCGAATGGATCACCGCGCAATGGGCCGATGACGGCGCGGCGCGGGCCAACCTGATGGCGGATGAAGAAGCAGGGCTTACGGCGATCCTCACCGGTATGGGCAGCCTGTCCTACGGCGAGACCGCAGGCGAACGGATGCGGCTCGGCCTGATGCTGAACGATCCCGAGGAAGAGCATTCCTGCTTCGCCGACAACACCCATAACGACCATTATTACAACGGCGTGGGCATCCGATCCGTCTATCTCGGCAGCTATACCCGCACCGATGGCACGATGGTCAGCGGTCCGTCTGTCTCGGACCTCGTCGCCGCATCGCATCCCGACCTCGACATGGAAATGAAAGTGCGTCTGGCAGAGGCGGTGCTGGCCCTTGGCCGGATCAAGACCGCGGCAGAGGCGGGCTTTGCCTATGACCAGATGCTCGAGCGCGGCAATGAAGGCGGCGAAGCCCTCATCATGGGCGGCGTCGACGGGCTGATCAATCAGACCCGCTCCATCGAGCGTGTGGTGACCGCCCTCGATCTTGGCGGGATCGCGATCGAGGGCTCCGACAGCCTCGATAATCCGTCCGCCGTATTCCAGTAA